The following proteins are encoded in a genomic region of Streptomyces sp. SLBN-31:
- a CDS encoding styrene monooxygenase/indole monooxygenase family protein — translation MRKILVVGAGQSGLQLALGLQSHGYEVTLMSNRTADEIRSGRVMSTQCMFHTALQHERDLQLNFWESQAPKIGGLGVSVAAPGSWSEGPAARAIDWVGDLDGYAQSVDQRVKMAGWMETFAQRGGQLVIHGAAVSDLDYFSRTYDLVLVSAGKGELVSMFGRDASRSPYSEPQRALAVSYVHGLGPRPEHPDREAVRCNLVPGVGELFVMPTLTTSGRADILFWEGIPGGPLDVFNGVKDPAEHLSLTLELMERYTPWEYARATKVELTDAGGTLSGRYAPTVRNPIGRLPGGGLVLGVADVVVANDPITGQGSNSASKCAAAYLASILENGEKEFDESWMQATFDRYWETAQHVTKWTNAMLAPPPEHILNLIGAAGQLQPVADRFANGFNNPADFENFFYEPAKAEAYLASVAGA, via the coding sequence ATGCGGAAGATACTCGTCGTAGGAGCCGGCCAGTCCGGACTCCAGCTCGCCCTCGGCCTCCAGTCGCACGGGTACGAGGTCACCCTGATGTCCAACCGGACGGCGGACGAGATCCGTTCCGGCCGGGTCATGTCGACGCAGTGCATGTTCCACACGGCACTGCAGCACGAGCGCGATCTCCAGCTGAACTTCTGGGAGTCCCAGGCCCCGAAGATCGGGGGACTCGGCGTCTCGGTGGCGGCCCCCGGCTCCTGGAGCGAGGGCCCGGCCGCCCGTGCGATCGACTGGGTGGGCGACCTCGACGGGTACGCGCAGTCGGTCGACCAGCGGGTGAAGATGGCCGGCTGGATGGAGACCTTCGCGCAGCGCGGCGGCCAGCTGGTCATCCACGGCGCGGCCGTCTCCGACCTCGACTACTTCTCCCGCACCTACGACCTGGTGCTGGTGTCGGCGGGCAAGGGCGAGCTGGTGTCGATGTTCGGCCGGGACGCCTCGCGTTCCCCGTACAGCGAGCCGCAGCGCGCCCTCGCCGTCTCCTACGTCCACGGACTCGGCCCGCGTCCCGAGCACCCGGACCGCGAGGCGGTCCGCTGCAACCTGGTCCCGGGCGTGGGCGAGCTGTTCGTCATGCCGACGCTCACCACCTCCGGCCGCGCCGACATCCTGTTCTGGGAGGGCATACCCGGCGGCCCGCTCGACGTCTTCAACGGCGTCAAGGACCCGGCGGAGCACCTCTCCCTGACCCTGGAACTCATGGAGCGGTACACGCCCTGGGAGTACGCGCGGGCCACCAAGGTCGAACTGACCGACGCCGGCGGCACGTTGTCCGGCCGTTACGCCCCGACCGTCCGCAACCCCATCGGCCGCCTGCCCGGCGGCGGCCTGGTCCTCGGTGTGGCCGACGTCGTCGTCGCCAACGACCCGATCACCGGGCAGGGCTCCAACTCCGCCTCCAAGTGCGCCGCCGCCTACCTCGCGTCGATCCTGGAGAACGGCGAGAAGGAGTTCGACGAGAGCTGGATGCAGGCGACGTTCGACCGCTACTGGGAGACGGCCCAGCACGTCACCAAGTGGACGAACGCGATGCTCGCGCCGCCGCCGGAGCACATCCTCAACCTGATCGGCGCCGCCGGGCAGCTGCAGCCGGTCGCCGACCGGTTCGCCAACGGCTTCAACAACCCCGCGGACTTCGAGAACTTCTTCTACGAGCCGGCGAAGGCGGAGGCCTACCTCGCCTCGGTCGCGGGAGCCTGA